A window of the Brassica napus cultivar Da-Ae chromosome C5, Da-Ae, whole genome shotgun sequence genome harbors these coding sequences:
- the LOC111198057 gene encoding uncharacterized protein LOC111198057: protein MMVGGNNAKSTPQKPPTTSAAASSSHHRKSRWGSNNNDGGSSKTNTTTSNNKQTTGGQKIPDKKLPNPSPNLAPIPSQSRPNPTPSSSSRSALPPAQFAFPDPSAALGAPPAPTYGFHMLERRTIVLVDGSVRSYFALPPNYRDFPPKPRLPDPAANRFMGPEFGRFPPEEFRDQRQHEGSMKRKHPGEEEIDRRDEGGELLRQRHQFMLYANPNDPSLMAGTSRRDSGEDARAAKHMRVGSSRNENGGQVAMKKAFLDLVKRIYEDPSEKKNYLENGRKGRLQCLVCGRCPKDVQDTHGLVMHTYYCDDTSSRVHHSGLHKALCVLMGWNFSKPPDNSKAYQNLPAEMVAINQDELILWPPHIIVHNTSTGKGKDGRMEGLGSKRMDDRIRELKFNVGKSRALYGRDGHLGITLFKFAGDDSGLREALRIAEYFEKMNRGRKSWAGLQPFTPSKDDENNPSLMEVDGKTGEKRRVLYGYLATVKDLDKVDMETKKKTTIESLRELAGSK, encoded by the exons ATGATGGTCGGGGGCAATAACGCCAAGTCAACGCCTCAAAAGCCTCCAACAACCtccgccgcagcttcttcttccCATCACCGTAAATCTCGTTGGGGCTCAAACAACAACGATGGTGGTAGCAGTAAGACTAACACAACCACCAGCAACAACAAGCAGACGACAGGTGGCCAGAAAATCCCCGATAAGAAACTTCCGAATCCTTCTCCTAACCTAGCTCCGATCCCGAGCCAATCCCGTCCCAATCCAACACCCTCATCATCATCGCGTTCTGCTCTACCCCCGGCGCAATTCGCTTTCCCAGATCCGTCGGCGGCGCTTGGTGCTCCTCCTGCGCCGACTTACGGGTTCCATATGCTCGAGCGTCGCACCATCGTCCTCGTCGACGGAAGCGTCCGATCATACTTCGCGCTTCCTCCTAATTACCGTGATTTCCCTCCCAAGCCCCGTCTCCCTGATCCGGCGGCTAATAGATTTATGGGACCTGAATTCGGTAGATTCCCTCCGGAGGAGTTTAGAGATCAGAGGCAGCACGAAGGATCAATGAAACGGAAACATCCAGGCGAGGAAGAGATTGATAGGAGGGACGAGGGAGGTGAATTGCTGAGACAAAGGCATCAGTTTATGCTGTATGCGAATCCTAATGATCCCTCTCTTATGGCTGGTACGAGTAGGAGGGATTCTGGGGAAGATGCTAGAGCGGCTAAGCACATGCGGGTGGGATCAAGCAGGAATGAGAATGGAGGTCAGGTTGCGATGAAGAAAGCGTTTTTGGATTTGGTTAAGCGGATTTACGAGGACCCGTCCGAGAAGAAGAACTACTTGGAGAACGGGAGGAAAGGGCGGCTTCAGTGTCTCGTCTGCGGCAG GTGTCCTAAAGACGTCCAGGATACACATGGTTTGGTAATGCACACGTACTATTGCGATGATACTAGCTCACGTGTGCATCACTCAGGCCTACACAAAGCTCTATGTGTATTGATGGGATGGAATTTCTCAAAGCCCCCTGATAACTCGAAGGCTTACCAGAATCTACCTGCGGAAATGGTAGCAATCAATCAAGACGAGCTGATTCTATGGCCACCTCACATTATTGTTCACAATACGAGTACAGGGAAGGGTAAAGATGGGCGTATGGAAGGTCTTGGAAGCAAAAGAATGGATGACAGAATTAGAG AACTAAAATTCAACGTTGGGAAATCAAGGGCACTGTATGGAAGAGACGGTCATCTAGGAATTACCCTCTTTAAATTTGCGGGAGATGATTCAGGGCTCAGGGAAGCTTTGAGAATTGCCGAATACTTTGAGAAAATGAACCGTGGGCGCAAAAGTTGGGCCGGGTTACAACCATTCACTCCAAGCAAAGATGATGAGAACAACCCTAGTCTTATGGAGGTTGATGGTAAGACAGGTGAGAAAAGGAGGGTCCTTTATGGTTATCTGGCGACCGTAAAAGACTTGGACAAAGTCGATATggagacaaagaagaagacCACAATTGAGAGCCTAAGAGAACTCGCAGGATCAAAGTGA